The window TCTCCTGTATTTCTAGCTTTCGTTGCAATTAACACAAAGCTTCATGTTATCTCTCTATCCTTGCAGTTATAACACTCCCATAGTCCTGTGTACATATTTGATTCAACCTTCATTCGATTTACAATTCCACAATAGTTAAGCAAATTAATCAATCTAAGCTTCTTTTCAATAACACCAAGTAATTAATAAGATTTCAATTTGTGACTAAAGGTATGTTTTcgtaagtttttgttttttatgtttagTATAGACTATAGAAAATACTAATGTTCAAAAGTTATAACTTAAGTAAGGGGTTATCAGTTCGAGTTTCAATTTCAACACAGGCGAAGAAACTAGACATTCTCAGAGATGAATGATAAGACTTAAACCACGAGTTACAGTTGAAATCATTTTCTCTTAATTACATAATTAACTTTGAATTCGATAACAGCTTCGACTAAGCCTAACACACTCCAACCAGTGCAAGATCTCAGCGTTAGGGTCTCTCTCGATTACCACATTAGTCGCGGTGATCTGCATACCTCCTCTGTACAAGCCGACGCGGCCACGAACGCGAGCTACGGCTCCGATTCTGATGTCTCTTGCTTGTCTACGAGCGACCCTTGAGTGCAGAAGAATCGTCGATGAGTCGAACCGGTGGAAGTAAGGAGAAGTGAGTTGGTTGAGCCACATGATGCACGTGACGCAGCCAGTGCCATCGTCAACGCTGAACTTGAGGAACTTCTCGGCCATGTCGCGAGAGACGATCGTGCCCACTGTCTCTACGCGTGAGACCCACGAGATAGCACCCAGCGAGAAACAGTTGGCTTCTGTCGGTGATGGTGTCAGGCGGTGGATGTCACGTGTCATGAGTTTCGCGTGTGTGTTTTGCTGGGATCGATCCATGGCTGGACAGAGACCATAACAATGAAGATTAGTGCGGGAAAACGTtaaacaatattcaaaaaaaaaaatttaactgaaAATACTTCTACAAGTAGCAATTATGTGTGGAAATAAATATATGTCCTAGTTTTGATAAGTAGTTTATTCAGATGAcattactatttttatttttaatgtgattAAAGAAAGTTTTTCTGTTACTTAATTGTTTTGCATACTGATTCAACACCACCGGTTTGGCTACCTGAACCGATGGTTTCCTCTTAGAGTAGTTTCCtctgttgtcaaaaaaaaaaaaaaaaattgttatgcGTACTCAAGAGATCTGAAGTTTAGCGTAGTTGTTTGAAATAAATTATTGCGTAATTTACTCTACTTTATTAAGAATTAAAAAGTACTAAAGTATAGTGTTGAGAAGAAACTATCTCATGGAAGATGACGATTTTGAAATCTTACGACATGATGCAGACCGGCACCCAGTAAGATTTCCAAGGAATTAGACATGTTTACAACTTTACAAAAGTCTAAAAAGACTGCataactagtttttttttaatgacaaCTTCTAGAATTTCATGAATTATTAAAGCTAAACtccattaatttttctttttccagaCAAAAACAAATGATCTTGACAGTCACCTACTTGAGCAACTAGTTCTCGTGTAATAGCTACATCACCATGGGTTAGATGTTATCATTTAAATCTAAATAAACTTTGTTATTCCACCATTTTTTATGTTACTTATAGAGATCATCATAAACAATAGTGTGTGGAGTCGCTGATCAAACAAAACTCCACTGACACTGTTTATTTTTAACTACCCCTTCCAGGACATACATTTCTGTAAATTTGAATAAAGAAAGGgaatatacattttatttgattcaAGTACTATCTATGAATAGAGTGGAGATGAATAAATGATGAAAGCAAGAAAACAAAAGCAGGAGAAAACTACTAAATGGTACCATGTTATTTTCAACTTTACCTTTGCTTCAGAGGCAGAGAATCTCAAAAATTCACAAAGCCACAATAAATGCCTTTAGAGGTGATTCATGTTtcctttgtgtgtgtgttttttttttcgtgaaCTCATGTTTAATACTTCAGTACACCATCTTGTGACtccaatttataattttgttatgaAAATGTGAAATAAATAAACGAGTGAAATCAGTTTATAAAGTTAGAGGATTTAGAGCGAAAACTATTTTACAGAGAAAGGGATTCCAGCCACACTCATACGTGGACGTACGAGGTGGATTTAGAGTGGGTGAGGGATGACTATTACTTGAGAGGCAAGCCATTAACGTACCTAATGGTTCAATCCTTACTAACTTAAAGTTAATGAAGCTTCAgtataataaattatctttacTTCTTATGTGATTAGGAAGGCTAAGTAAAGTATTTGCTTACCTCTAACTTATTTGCGGGCCAGAGGATCTTTTAACTTAGTCTGCAATTTAGAAAAGGAGTAAAATTAATATAAGAAATGAGACATCCGATGCGCATCAAAGCATAGCTATTCCTGAACATAATCATTCAAGTGATGACCTTAGTCACTAACTTAATGGACAGTGTGTATGTAGGTCCAAATTTTAATACGGCTCACTAGAAAAGAAGGGGTCACACATGAGCCTACTCTTATTCTGTGACTGTACTTGTAATTTGCAATTAACCACACGCAAAAGTGAACATCAAAGGATTAGGTGAATATATATAACTTCCTTGAGACGTAACAGAAAAGCAAGTGATATAAAGGAGAAAAATTCCCCTAAAGAAAAACTAACCCAATCCCACATCTACTAGGGAAAACAGGGGTAGATATGTTACCAAATGGGGAGGATGATTCGGATCTTATGCGTCTGGTGAAGGAGCTTCAAGCTTCTGACAATGAGAGGAAATCAATGTTATGGAAAAAGTTGCAGAGCTCATATGATGGTGGCAACACAGACGCATCTAATCTGAAAGCGCCAGAGAGTATCAAATCCAACATAAAGAGTCATGAGGGAAAGAATCCAAACCTGAAGCCAACGGTCAAAGAACAATCTACAGCAATAAAGCCGCCGCCGCCTCCGCCACTTCCATCAAAGACAACACTTGGCAAAAGGTCCGTGCGTCGTGCTCCAGAAGTTGTGGAGCTGTATCGTGCCCTCACGAAGAGAGAGTCGCAACAAGATCAATCAGAACGGAGTCTCGTCTCCTGCATTCAGCGCAAACATGATTGGTGAGATTGAGAGCCGCTCCAAATCATATGTGTATTTTATTACTATGGCGACCAACGAACCCGAGCACGAGCACAGAGACGTTGAAGAAGCTGGAGCTAACGAGGACGAGGACACCGGAGCTCAGGTCGCTCCGATCGTTAGGCTAGAGGAGGTTGCCGTCACTACCGGCGAGGAAGACGAAGACGCCGTCCTCGATCTGTAAGTCTAACGAGATTTGCGATCTAATCGAATTTCCTAGGGACTCTTGAGACTTGTTGattgaaaaaaattgtttgtgtGAATCTAAGGAAATCGAAGCTGTATCGGTTCGATAAGGAGGCGAATCAGTGGAAGGAGAGAGGTGCTGGTACTGTGAAGCTCTTGAAGCATAAGAGCACTGGCAAGATTCGTCTCGTCATGAGGCAATCGAAAACTCTCAAGATCTGTGCTAATCACTTCGGTAAATCTCCGTTTAGATTTTACTTTATGTGGTTTAAGTTTCCTTTGGATCGGTAT of the Brassica napus cultivar Da-Ae unplaced genomic scaffold, Da-Ae ScsIHWf_1333;HRSCAF=1903, whole genome shotgun sequence genome contains:
- the LOC125575294 gene encoding CST complex subunit STN1-like, which codes for MDRSQQNTHAKLMTRDIHRLTPSPTEANCFSLGAISWVSRVETVGTIVSRDMAEKFLKFSVDDGTGCVTCIMWLNQLTSPYFHRFDSSTILLHSRVARRQARDIRIGAVARVRGRVGLYRGGMQITATNVVIERDPNAEILHWLECVRLSRSCYRIQS